A genomic window from Martelella lutilitoris includes:
- a CDS encoding ABC transporter ATP-binding protein, with protein MSKPLLTIEGVHKRFTRKPGLVIQGINRIAGRPSGETVHALSDISLEVAEGEVLGLVGESGCGKSTLGRIISGIYTPSEGQVLLNGAPVARKHGNNVDKLTTKVQMIHQDPFASLNPRMKVGETIAEGPRIHHIVKANEVRARVRSLLEQVGLEGAYADRLPHQFSGGQRQRVAIARALAMEPELLVLDEAVASLDVSIQAQVLNLFMDLRRELDLTAIFISHDLSVVRHVCDRVAIMYLGRIVELASAEELYATPRHPYTKALFASIPKLGAGRGSFQPIEGEIPSPLDPPKGCAFHPRCPMAGPRCKAELPRLKPAQGGTASVACHLNDGGTGATAKPEAA; from the coding sequence ATGAGCAAGCCGCTTCTGACGATCGAAGGCGTTCACAAGCGCTTCACCCGCAAGCCCGGCCTCGTCATCCAGGGCATCAACAGGATCGCCGGCAGGCCGTCGGGCGAAACCGTCCATGCGCTTTCCGATATCTCGCTGGAGGTCGCCGAGGGCGAAGTGCTCGGCCTTGTCGGAGAATCGGGCTGCGGCAAGTCCACGCTCGGCCGCATCATCTCGGGCATCTACACGCCGAGCGAGGGCCAGGTGCTTCTGAACGGGGCGCCCGTTGCCCGTAAGCACGGCAATAATGTCGACAAGCTCACCACCAAGGTGCAAATGATCCATCAGGATCCGTTCGCAAGCCTCAATCCGCGCATGAAGGTAGGCGAGACAATCGCCGAGGGCCCGCGCATCCACCATATCGTCAAGGCCAATGAAGTCCGCGCCCGGGTGCGCAGTCTGCTTGAGCAGGTGGGCCTGGAGGGCGCCTATGCCGACCGCCTGCCGCACCAGTTTTCCGGCGGTCAACGCCAGCGCGTCGCCATTGCCCGCGCGCTCGCCATGGAGCCGGAGCTGCTGGTGCTGGACGAAGCGGTGGCCTCGCTGGACGTCTCGATCCAGGCGCAGGTGCTGAACCTGTTCATGGATCTGCGCCGCGAACTCGATCTTACCGCCATTTTCATCAGCCACGACCTTTCGGTCGTGCGCCATGTGTGCGACCGTGTGGCGATCATGTATCTGGGTCGCATCGTCGAACTAGCTTCGGCGGAAGAACTTTACGCCACGCCGCGCCATCCCTACACCAAGGCGCTGTTCGCCTCGATCCCGAAACTTGGGGCCGGGCGCGGTTCGTTCCAGCCGATCGAGGGCGAGATCCCCTCGCCGCTCGATCCGCCGAAAGGCTGCGCCTTCCATCCGCGCTGCCCGATGGCCGGCCCCAGGTGCAAGGCCGAACTGCCGCGCCTGAAACCGGCGCAAGGCGGAACGGCATCGGTTGCCTGCCACCTCAATGACGGCGGAACGGGCGCCACAGCAAAACCGGAGGCCGCATGA
- a CDS encoding ABC transporter ATP-binding protein produces MTKALDVRGLTTRFETRRGDVTAVNNVSFAVERGRIMGLVGESGSGKSVTGFSILGLVEEPGQITGGEVLVDGQDLRALKPETLRKLRGAKVAMVFQDPMMTLNPVLRIGDQMAMAVRVHEKISKRDAWERARQALETVGIPAARERLKAYPHQLSGGMRQRVAIATALLHRPAVIIADEPTTALDVSIQSQILAEVRRLADETGTAIVWITHDLAVISSLADDICVMYAGRIVERGAAEEVIAAPRHPYTVGLIGSVPSLHEPGAHLPQIPGSTPQLANLPSGCPFRPRCPRATDICATEPPLHEDGTHSVSCHHPMEAP; encoded by the coding sequence ATGACCAAAGCACTGGATGTCCGGGGCCTCACCACCCGGTTTGAAACCCGTCGCGGCGATGTCACCGCCGTCAACAATGTCAGCTTTGCCGTCGAGCGCGGCCGCATCATGGGCCTTGTCGGCGAAAGCGGCTCGGGCAAGAGCGTCACTGGCTTTTCCATCCTCGGCCTCGTCGAGGAACCGGGCCAAATCACCGGCGGCGAAGTCCTGGTCGACGGCCAGGATCTAAGGGCGCTGAAGCCCGAGACGCTGCGCAAGCTGCGCGGCGCCAAGGTCGCCATGGTGTTTCAGGACCCGATGATGACGCTGAACCCGGTTTTGCGGATCGGCGACCAGATGGCCATGGCCGTGCGCGTGCATGAAAAAATATCGAAACGCGATGCCTGGGAGCGCGCGCGGCAGGCGCTCGAGACTGTCGGCATCCCGGCCGCCCGCGAAAGGCTGAAGGCCTATCCGCACCAGCTTTCCGGCGGCATGCGCCAGCGCGTGGCGATCGCCACGGCACTGCTCCACCGCCCGGCGGTGATCATCGCCGACGAACCGACGACGGCGCTCGACGTTTCGATCCAGAGCCAGATCCTTGCCGAGGTGCGACGGCTTGCCGACGAGACCGGCACGGCGATTGTCTGGATTACCCATGATCTTGCCGTGATCTCCAGCCTCGCCGATGATATCTGCGTGATGTATGCCGGCAGGATCGTCGAGCGCGGCGCGGCCGAGGAAGTGATCGCAGCCCCCCGCCACCCCTATACTGTGGGCCTGATCGGCTCGGTGCCCAGCCTGCACGAGCCGGGCGCGCATCTGCCGCAGATCCCCGGTTCGACGCCGCAACTCGCCAACCTGCCGTCCGGCTGCCCGTTCAGGCCGCGCTGTCCGCGCGCAACCGACATCTGCGCCACCGAGCCGCCCTTGCATGAGGACGGAACGCATTCGGTTTCCTGTCATCACCCGATGGAGGCCCCATGA
- a CDS encoding ABC transporter permease, with the protein MADTAPAAAPVETRPARFRNFCSDFARSPVAVVSLIMIVLLLFVSFAAPLVSPQDPYDMAKLDWLDAFLKPGTVGSGGYTHILGTDNVGRDMLSAIFYGLRTSFVIGLSAGALALLVGICVGLSAAYFGGRVEAFLMRIVDLQLSMPAILLALVLVAVLGQGVGQIILALVIAQYAYFARTTHGAATVERGKDYIEAARSTPLPTGRVLFRHLLPNVLPPLIVVATVQVASAIALEATLSFLGVGLPLTEPSLGSLIANGFKYIHTDRYWLSIYPGLFLMVTVVTINLVGDQVRTVLDPRRSR; encoded by the coding sequence ATGGCTGATACAGCGCCCGCCGCAGCACCGGTAGAAACCCGCCCTGCACGCTTCCGCAATTTCTGTTCCGACTTTGCCCGTTCCCCGGTCGCCGTCGTCTCGCTGATCATGATCGTCCTCCTGCTGTTCGTCTCCTTCGCCGCGCCGCTGGTTTCGCCGCAGGACCCGTATGACATGGCGAAGCTCGATTGGCTGGACGCCTTTCTGAAGCCCGGCACGGTCGGCTCGGGCGGCTATACCCATATTCTCGGCACGGACAATGTCGGCCGCGACATGCTGTCGGCGATCTTCTACGGGTTACGCACCAGTTTCGTCATCGGTCTTTCCGCCGGCGCTCTGGCGCTTCTCGTCGGCATTTGCGTCGGGCTTTCGGCGGCCTATTTCGGCGGCCGGGTCGAGGCGTTTCTGATGCGCATCGTCGACCTGCAACTGTCGATGCCGGCGATCCTGCTGGCGCTGGTGCTGGTTGCCGTTCTCGGACAGGGCGTCGGCCAGATCATTCTGGCGCTGGTGATCGCCCAATATGCCTATTTCGCCCGCACCACCCATGGCGCGGCCACCGTCGAACGCGGCAAGGACTATATCGAGGCGGCGCGCTCGACTCCGCTTCCGACCGGCCGCGTTCTCTTCCGCCATCTTCTGCCGAACGTGCTGCCGCCGCTGATCGTCGTCGCAACGGTTCAGGTCGCAAGCGCCATCGCGCTTGAGGCGACGCTGTCCTTCCTCGGCGTCGGCCTGCCGCTGACCGAACCCTCGCTCGGCTCGCTGATCGCCAACGGCTTCAAATACATCCACACGGATCGCTACTGGTTGTCGATCTACCCGGGCCTGTTCCTGATGGTGACGGTGGTAACGATCAATCTCGTGGGCGATCAGGTCCGCACGGTTCTGGACCCGAGGCGCAGCCGATGA
- a CDS encoding ABC transporter permease, whose product MLGFLVQRFLQAVVVIFAMSVIVFLGVYAIGNPIDVMIDPGATQAIRQKLIEQYGLDQPLWQQYLTFLSNVVHGDLGTSMVYNVSVIKLVFSRLPATVELVFVAVMIATLIGIPAGIYAGYRPNSIPAKAIMALSVLGFSVPTFWIGMLLVMAFAVNLGWLPSGGRGDVGSFFGLQTSLATADGWRHVIMPAFNLSLFMMGLLIRLTRAGMVEAMQTDYVKFARAQGLPDRQIVFRHVLRNISIPIVTVFGLELGSTLAFAVVTESVFNWPGVGKLIIDSILQLDRPVMVTYLILVVILFVLINLVVDIIYAQLDPRVRLKGGK is encoded by the coding sequence ATGCTTGGTTTTCTTGTCCAGCGGTTTCTGCAGGCCGTTGTCGTCATCTTCGCCATGTCGGTTATCGTCTTTCTCGGCGTCTACGCGATCGGCAATCCGATCGACGTGATGATCGATCCCGGCGCGACCCAGGCGATCCGCCAGAAGCTGATCGAGCAATACGGCCTCGACCAGCCGCTCTGGCAGCAATATCTGACCTTCTTGTCCAATGTCGTCCATGGCGATCTCGGAACGTCGATGGTCTACAACGTTTCCGTCATCAAGCTCGTCTTCTCCAGACTTCCGGCAACCGTGGAGCTGGTTTTCGTCGCCGTGATGATCGCGACGCTGATCGGAATTCCGGCCGGCATCTATGCGGGCTACCGCCCGAACAGCATCCCCGCCAAGGCGATCATGGCGCTGTCGGTTCTCGGCTTCTCCGTCCCCACCTTCTGGATCGGCATGCTGCTGGTCATGGCCTTTGCCGTCAATCTCGGTTGGCTGCCATCGGGCGGGCGCGGCGATGTCGGCTCGTTCTTCGGCCTGCAGACCTCGCTTGCCACCGCCGACGGCTGGCGGCACGTCATCATGCCGGCCTTCAACCTGTCGCTGTTCATGATGGGCCTGCTCATCCGCCTGACCCGGGCCGGCATGGTCGAGGCCATGCAGACGGATTATGTGAAGTTCGCGCGGGCCCAGGGCCTTCCCGACCGGCAGATCGTGTTCCGCCATGTGCTGCGCAACATCTCGATCCCGATCGTCACCGTCTTCGGCCTCGAACTCGGCTCGACGCTCGCCTTCGCCGTCGTCACCGAAAGCGTCTTCAATTGGCCGGGCGTCGGCAAGCTGATCATCGACAGCATCCTCCAGCTCGACCGCCCCGTCATGGTCACCTATCTCATTCTCGTGGTGATCCTGTTCGTGCTCATCAATCTCGTCGTCGACATCATCTACGCCCAGCTCGACCCGCGCGTGCGGCTGAAGGGAGGCAAGTGA
- a CDS encoding ABC transporter substrate-binding protein encodes MNKALLRSAVTALALMAAAPAALADDLIIGLRAGPDSIDPHWSTLGSQAEALRHIYDTVVDVDDKLQLKPGLAVSWEPIDDTTWEFKLREGVKFHDGSDFTAEDVKFSIERIPEVTGPMPMTLYTKYVDSVEVVDDYTLRVHTKGTAPALPNDFTRLFVVPSETGMEARNEEFNSGEAAIGTGPYKFVSWEPKGDLVLERFDGYWGEEPAWDKVIRREIPDDAARVAALRSGDVDLINYVPASDYLAFQNDDSLETFISDSIYILNIAPSVKDEEPQPITVNGKPVDGNPLQDLRVRKALDLAINRDVLVNVVLEGLGNPANQLMPEGFFGYTDELGPREYDLEQAKALLAEAGYPDGFEIDFTCTNNRVPGDAVVCEALAQMWARLGLKVNAQALNGTVFFPAAAREEYTMTMSAWGTLTGEAAYTYGALTHTKDAEKGFGNFNRTGYSNPEFDKVFDEGTQTLDADKRRELYEQASFIAMDDRALIPTVILQTVWAADADTLDITPRVDQETRAYEITPAQ; translated from the coding sequence ATGAACAAAGCCCTTCTTCGCTCCGCCGTCACCGCGCTCGCGCTGATGGCAGCCGCGCCGGCCGCACTTGCCGACGACCTGATCATCGGCCTGCGTGCCGGCCCCGATTCCATCGACCCGCACTGGTCGACGCTCGGCAGCCAGGCCGAAGCGCTCCGCCACATCTACGACACCGTCGTCGACGTCGATGACAAGCTGCAGCTGAAGCCCGGCCTTGCCGTCAGCTGGGAGCCGATCGACGACACGACCTGGGAGTTCAAGCTGCGCGAAGGCGTGAAATTCCATGACGGCTCGGACTTCACCGCCGAGGACGTCAAATTCTCGATCGAGCGCATTCCGGAAGTCACCGGCCCGATGCCGATGACGCTCTACACCAAATATGTCGACAGCGTGGAAGTGGTCGACGACTATACGCTGCGCGTCCACACCAAGGGCACGGCGCCGGCGCTTCCCAACGACTTCACCCGTCTTTTCGTCGTGCCGTCCGAGACCGGCATGGAAGCCCGCAACGAGGAGTTCAACTCCGGCGAGGCCGCGATCGGCACCGGGCCCTACAAGTTCGTCTCCTGGGAGCCCAAGGGCGACCTCGTGCTCGAGCGCTTCGACGGCTACTGGGGCGAGGAACCGGCCTGGGACAAGGTCATTCGCCGCGAAATTCCGGATGATGCCGCCCGCGTCGCGGCGCTGCGCTCGGGCGATGTCGACCTGATCAACTACGTTCCGGCCTCCGACTATCTGGCCTTCCAGAACGACGACAGTCTGGAGACCTTCATCTCCGACTCGATCTACATCCTCAACATCGCGCCGAGCGTGAAGGACGAGGAGCCGCAGCCGATCACCGTCAACGGCAAGCCGGTCGACGGCAACCCGCTGCAGGATCTGCGCGTCAGAAAGGCGCTCGACCTTGCGATCAACCGCGACGTCCTCGTCAATGTCGTGCTCGAAGGTCTCGGCAACCCGGCCAACCAGCTCATGCCGGAGGGCTTCTTCGGCTACACCGACGAGCTCGGCCCGCGCGAATACGACCTCGAACAGGCCAAGGCGCTCCTGGCCGAAGCCGGTTATCCGGACGGTTTCGAGATCGATTTCACCTGCACCAACAACCGCGTTCCCGGCGATGCCGTGGTCTGCGAGGCGCTGGCGCAGATGTGGGCCCGGCTCGGCCTGAAGGTCAACGCCCAGGCGCTGAACGGCACGGTCTTCTTCCCCGCCGCGGCGCGCGAGGAATACACAATGACCATGTCGGCCTGGGGCACGCTGACGGGCGAGGCCGCCTATACCTACGGCGCCCTGACGCACACCAAGGACGCGGAAAAGGGCTTCGGCAACTTCAACCGCACCGGCTATTCCAACCCGGAATTCGACAAGGTGTTCGACGAAGGCACGCAGACGCTTGACGCCGACAAACGCCGCGAGCTCTATGAGCAGGCCTCCTTCATCGCCATGGATGACCGCGCCCTGATCCCGACCGTCATCCTGCAGACCGTCTGGGCCGCCGATGCCGACACGCTCGACATCACGCCGCGCGTCGACCAGGAAACGCGCGCCTACGAAATCACGCCCGCCCAATAA
- a CDS encoding GntR family transcriptional regulator: MDRIIDAIDRSSSVPVSVQLRGALEFGIASGELPAGGRMPSVRALAARLGISPVTVSTVYAALREVGHTEGRVGSGTFVKSISVPGNQARLRELDMRIADLVELGRDCGLSPSELATRVSMAPSRPDMTMRLLIVGNFIEATEAYAAALRPLLAHGDTLSVATMDMLKEIAPGSVDLVISPRSLLKPARDHFADTPITGVTLIPDEATRVALASLATDAGVVGYSYFDTFVTLMKAGIRRFGPHLTELTMVVRGEPGAEEAIARADVLVYATGAEYLLEMLRPDQRAFEYRHTPDIHSVRKELLPTIEAYRTKILKKRRGNVENFRKQLV; this comes from the coding sequence ATGGATCGCATCATCGATGCCATTGATCGCTCATCTTCGGTTCCCGTTTCGGTGCAGCTGCGCGGAGCGCTGGAGTTCGGCATTGCCTCCGGCGAACTTCCGGCAGGAGGGCGCATGCCGTCGGTGCGCGCTTTGGCGGCAAGGCTCGGCATCTCGCCGGTCACGGTCAGTACCGTTTACGCAGCGCTCCGGGAGGTCGGGCATACGGAAGGGCGCGTCGGTTCCGGCACCTTCGTCAAGAGCATCTCGGTTCCCGGCAACCAGGCGCGCCTGCGCGAGCTCGACATGCGGATCGCCGATCTGGTGGAGCTTGGCCGCGACTGCGGCCTGTCGCCGAGCGAGCTTGCAACGCGCGTATCCATGGCCCCGAGCCGCCCCGACATGACGATGCGTCTTCTGATCGTCGGCAATTTCATCGAGGCGACCGAGGCCTATGCGGCGGCGCTGCGCCCGCTCCTTGCCCATGGCGACACGCTTTCGGTCGCGACCATGGACATGCTGAAGGAGATCGCCCCCGGCAGCGTCGACCTGGTGATCTCGCCGCGCAGCCTGCTGAAGCCGGCGCGCGATCATTTCGCCGATACGCCGATCACCGGCGTCACGCTGATACCGGACGAGGCCACGCGGGTGGCGCTTGCCTCGCTCGCGACCGATGCCGGGGTCGTCGGCTATTCCTATTTCGACACTTTTGTGACGCTGATGAAGGCGGGCATCCGCCGTTTCGGCCCACACTTAACCGAACTTACCATGGTGGTGCGCGGCGAGCCGGGTGCCGAGGAGGCAATCGCCCGTGCCGACGTCCTCGTCTACGCGACCGGCGCCGAATACCTGCTCGAGATGCTGAGGCCCGACCAGCGCGCCTTCGAGTACCGGCACACGCCCGATATCCATTCCGTGCGGAAGGAACTGCTTCCGACGATCGAAGCCTACAGAACAAAAATCCTCAAGAAACGGAGGGGCAACGTTGAAAATTTCCGAAAGCAACTGGTTTGA
- a CDS encoding creatininase family protein, which yields MKISESNWFEIEAYLKTDDRCVLPLGSTEQHAWLSLSVDSILSEKVAADAAEPLGVPVFPAVAYGLTPYFMAFPGSVTLKLSTYAALVSDILDSLYATGFRRILIVNGHGGNTPVQPVTMEWMERHDGARCRFHDWWRAPKTFAAVREIDPVASHASWMENFPWTRLPGREMPAEQKPYVDFDRLRDRNSQGVRELIGDGNYGGLYQRPDEDMDRIWSVAVEETRSLIEGDWA from the coding sequence TTGAAAATTTCCGAAAGCAACTGGTTTGAGATCGAGGCGTATCTGAAGACGGACGACCGCTGCGTCCTGCCGCTTGGCAGCACCGAGCAGCATGCCTGGCTCAGCCTTTCGGTCGACAGTATTCTTTCCGAGAAGGTCGCGGCCGATGCCGCCGAGCCGCTGGGCGTGCCGGTCTTTCCGGCCGTCGCCTACGGGCTGACGCCTTATTTCATGGCTTTCCCGGGGTCGGTAACCCTGAAGCTCTCGACCTATGCGGCGCTCGTTTCCGATATTCTCGACAGTCTTTATGCGACCGGCTTTCGTCGCATTCTGATCGTCAACGGCCATGGCGGCAACACGCCGGTTCAGCCGGTGACCATGGAGTGGATGGAACGCCATGACGGCGCGCGCTGCCGCTTTCATGACTGGTGGAGGGCGCCGAAGACGTTTGCGGCCGTGCGCGAGATCGACCCCGTCGCCAGCCATGCAAGCTGGATGGAGAACTTTCCCTGGACCCGGCTGCCGGGCCGCGAGATGCCGGCCGAGCAGAAGCCCTACGTCGATTTCGACCGGCTGCGCGACCGCAATTCGCAAGGTGTGCGCGAACTGATCGGCGACGGCAATTACGGTGGTCTTTATCAACGACCCGACGAGGACATGGACCGGATATGGTCCGTCGCCGTCGAAGAGACGCGCAGCCTGATCGAGGGTGACTGGGCATGA
- a CDS encoding ketopantoate reductase family protein, which yields MSNSPVLIWGAGAIGGVLGACFARAGHDVHMVDIVPDHVEAMRTAGLRIEGPVEAFTHVLPASTPDELEGQFERVFLAVKAHHTAEALEMLIPHLAPGGYVVSAQNGLNEKVIAERIGAENTVGCFVNFGADWLEPGRILYGNRAAVAVGELDGRMTPRVAEVHRLLSLVEPDAVATDNIWGYLWGKMGYGALLFCTALTPLSMSDAMARPEHRVVYERLGHEVMTLAAAEGANPLGFNGFDPAAFLAADPEGMRIAIEKMVAHNRKTAKTHSGIWRDLAVRKRKTEVDAQIGTMIPLAASHGLAVPALARMVDLIHAIEDGKREQSAALVDEMVPLCS from the coding sequence ATGAGCAATTCTCCTGTTCTGATCTGGGGCGCCGGCGCGATCGGCGGCGTCCTCGGCGCTTGTTTCGCCCGGGCCGGTCATGACGTGCATATGGTCGATATCGTTCCGGACCATGTCGAGGCGATGCGCACCGCGGGCCTGAGGATCGAGGGGCCGGTGGAGGCGTTCACGCATGTGTTGCCGGCAAGCACGCCCGACGAACTGGAAGGGCAGTTCGAGCGCGTGTTCCTGGCGGTCAAGGCGCATCACACGGCCGAAGCGCTGGAGATGCTTATCCCGCATCTGGCGCCGGGCGGCTATGTCGTCTCTGCCCAGAACGGCCTCAACGAAAAGGTGATCGCCGAGAGGATCGGCGCCGAGAATACCGTCGGCTGTTTCGTCAACTTCGGCGCAGACTGGCTGGAGCCGGGGCGTATTCTGTACGGCAACCGCGCTGCCGTTGCCGTCGGAGAGCTCGACGGCCGGATGACGCCGCGTGTCGCCGAAGTTCACAGGCTCCTGTCGCTGGTCGAACCGGACGCGGTGGCGACCGACAATATCTGGGGCTATCTCTGGGGCAAGATGGGCTACGGCGCGCTTCTGTTCTGCACCGCGCTGACGCCTCTTTCCATGTCGGATGCGATGGCGCGTCCGGAACACCGCGTCGTTTATGAAAGGCTCGGCCATGAGGTGATGACGCTTGCGGCAGCGGAAGGCGCCAACCCGCTCGGCTTCAATGGATTTGATCCGGCGGCCTTTCTGGCGGCCGATCCGGAGGGTATGCGGATCGCGATCGAGAAGATGGTGGCGCATAACCGCAAGACCGCAAAGACCCATTCCGGCATCTGGCGCGATCTGGCCGTGCGCAAGCGCAAGACGGAGGTGGATGCCCAGATCGGCACGATGATCCCGCTTGCCGCCTCGCACGGTCTTGCCGTTCCCGCGCTCGCCAGGATGGTCGACCTCATTCATGCTATCGAAGACGGGAAGCGCGAACAATCGGCGGCCCTTGTCGATGAGATGGTGCCGCTGTGCAGCTAG
- a CDS encoding SDR family NAD(P)-dependent oxidoreductase yields the protein MQLDLSGRIFAVTGAAQGIGVAIVRQLRTSGADVAAIDIDGDGMMSLEAEGISLHQADLGSREGAHAAIRSVLAQHGRVDGLVMSAGGVRGQAGRPIEEIGEDDWRVIFQANVDAAMWCAQAVAPGMKQNGGGRIITISSGAGLRPSLTGIQAYASAKHALVGLTKQLALELGPFGITVNSVAPGFILSNPSTHKQWQAFGPERQKAVVAGIHMRRLGAPADIANAVTFLASPQAGWISGQILSVDGGHA from the coding sequence GTGCAGCTAGATCTTTCCGGAAGAATCTTCGCCGTCACCGGCGCGGCGCAGGGCATCGGCGTGGCCATTGTCCGCCAGTTGAGGACTTCGGGCGCCGACGTCGCGGCCATCGATATCGACGGCGATGGCATGATGTCCCTGGAGGCGGAGGGCATCAGCCTGCATCAGGCCGATCTCGGCAGCCGCGAGGGCGCCCATGCCGCCATCCGGTCGGTGCTTGCGCAACATGGCCGGGTCGACGGTCTTGTGATGTCGGCCGGCGGGGTGCGCGGACAGGCAGGCCGCCCGATCGAAGAGATCGGCGAGGATGACTGGCGCGTGATCTTCCAGGCCAATGTCGATGCCGCCATGTGGTGCGCTCAGGCCGTGGCGCCGGGCATGAAGCAGAACGGCGGGGGCCGGATCATCACAATTTCCTCAGGCGCGGGCCTGCGGCCGAGCCTCACCGGCATCCAGGCCTATGCCAGTGCAAAACACGCGCTTGTGGGGCTGACGAAACAGCTGGCGCTCGAGCTCGGCCCCTTCGGCATCACGGTCAATTCCGTGGCGCCGGGCTTCATTCTTTCCAACCCTTCGACGCATAAGCAGTGGCAGGCCTTCGGGCCGGAGCGGCAGAAAGCGGTTGTCGCCGGCATTCACATGCGCCGTCTCGGCGCGCCGGCCGATATCGCGAACGCAGTGACGTTTCTGGCTTCGCCGCAAGCAGGCTGGATCAGCGGACAAATCCTTTCGGTCGATGGAGGCCATGCATGA
- a CDS encoding polysaccharide deacetylase family protein, translating to MSEPYEWDEATWRGRVNQVRAGRSLLPKAWPNGARCAVALSFDSDHETNELRDGGESPARLSWGEFGARRGIPRIRKVLDRFGAKASFFVPAVSALLHPEEQRSLADDGHEIALHGWIHERNAQVPADKERELMLRSGDTLEKITGSRPVGMRTPSWDYSDATLKIARELGLLYDSSLFADDDPYEILDNGEATGIVELPVEWIRDDAVYFMMNRFGAQRPYTPPADVLDIFRREFDGAYAEGGMFLLTMHPHITGYRSRIFILEELLSHITAKGDCWIATHADIARYCAREAGLKE from the coding sequence ATGAGCGAACCCTATGAATGGGACGAAGCGACCTGGCGCGGCCGGGTCAACCAGGTGCGCGCGGGCAGAAGCCTGCTGCCGAAAGCCTGGCCGAACGGCGCGCGCTGCGCCGTGGCGCTGAGCTTCGACAGCGACCACGAGACCAATGAGCTGCGCGACGGCGGCGAATCGCCCGCCCGCCTCAGCTGGGGCGAGTTCGGCGCGCGGCGCGGAATCCCGCGCATCCGCAAGGTGCTTGATCGCTTTGGCGCGAAGGCGAGTTTCTTCGTGCCAGCCGTCTCCGCGCTCCTGCATCCTGAAGAGCAGAGGTCCCTTGCTGATGACGGCCACGAGATCGCCCTCCACGGCTGGATCCACGAGCGCAATGCCCAGGTGCCGGCCGATAAGGAGCGCGAACTGATGCTGCGTTCCGGCGATACGCTGGAGAAGATCACGGGCAGTCGGCCAGTCGGCATGCGCACGCCCTCGTGGGACTATTCCGATGCGACGCTGAAGATCGCCCGCGAACTCGGCCTTCTCTATGACAGTTCGCTCTTTGCCGATGACGATCCCTATGAAATCCTCGATAATGGCGAGGCTACCGGCATTGTCGAACTGCCGGTCGAGTGGATCCGCGATGACGCCGTCTATTTCATGATGAACCGGTTCGGCGCGCAGCGGCCCTATACCCCGCCTGCCGATGTTCTCGACATCTTCCGGCGTGAGTTCGACGGCGCCTATGCGGAAGGCGGCATGTTCCTGCTGACCATGCATCCGCATATTACCGGCTATCGGTCGCGCATCTTCATTCTGGAAGAACTGTTGTCCCACATCACGGCAAAGGGCGATTGCTGGATTGCCACCCATGCGGATATCGCCCGCTACTGCGCCCGGGAAGCCGGGCTGAAGGAGTAA